A single window of Agromyces aureus DNA harbors:
- the bla gene encoding class A beta-lactamase — protein MSSTPESTSISRRSVLAFGGAATAGIAAAALTTSPARAASGRSGSLATSAADHDRMSRELRSLERATSVTIGVHAVTQGERRSFRYRAADRFPMCSLFKVLAAGALVQARGYDEAYWATPIPFTDADVVRDSAVLATLQPQQATPEQLADAAIRFSDNTAGNLLLRELGGPGAVTAFAASLGAGRTRLDRWEPELNDAVPGDVRDTTTPDDIALLYSALLLEDAAGVLASSRLREWMLRTATSGARMRAGLTPPYELADKTGGGEYGVVNDAGVLWRPGREPLTLVILTRTDRADAVRNNEVVAEATRIVVGR, from the coding sequence ATGTCATCGACACCTGAATCCACGTCCATCTCCCGTCGCTCCGTGCTCGCCTTCGGAGGTGCTGCGACCGCGGGCATCGCCGCCGCCGCGCTCACGACGTCGCCCGCACGGGCGGCATCCGGGCGGAGCGGTTCGCTCGCGACATCCGCCGCCGATCACGACCGGATGTCGCGTGAACTGCGTTCGCTCGAACGCGCGACCTCGGTCACGATCGGCGTCCACGCCGTCACGCAGGGCGAACGGCGGTCGTTCCGGTACCGCGCCGCCGACCGGTTCCCGATGTGCTCGCTGTTCAAGGTGCTCGCGGCCGGGGCGCTCGTGCAGGCTCGCGGATACGACGAGGCGTACTGGGCCACGCCCATCCCATTCACCGACGCCGACGTCGTGCGGGACTCCGCGGTCCTCGCCACCCTGCAACCCCAGCAGGCCACGCCCGAGCAGTTGGCCGATGCGGCGATCCGGTTCAGCGACAACACCGCGGGCAACCTGCTGCTGCGCGAACTCGGCGGCCCCGGAGCCGTCACCGCCTTCGCCGCCTCGCTCGGCGCCGGCCGCACGCGGCTCGATCGCTGGGAACCCGAGCTCAACGACGCGGTGCCCGGCGACGTGCGCGACACCACGACGCCCGACGACATCGCGCTGCTGTACTCCGCGCTGCTGCTCGAGGACGCCGCGGGCGTGCTCGCCTCGTCGCGCCTGCGCGAGTGGATGCTGCGCACCGCGACCTCCGGGGCGCGCATGCGCGCGGGCCTGACGCCGCCCTACGAACTGGCCGACAAGACGGGCGGCGGCGAGTACGGAGTCGTGAACGACGCCGGAGTGCTCTGGCGGCCGGGGCGCGAACCCCTGACCCTCGTCATCCTCACGCGCACTGATCGCGCCGACGCCGTGCGGAACAACGAGGTCGTCGCCGAGGCCACCCGCATCGTCGTCGGGCGCTGA
- a CDS encoding LysR family transcriptional regulator produces the protein MPRNFDLLSACEAFVSVAERESFTAGAMGAGVTQSVASRRIAALESHLGARLFERSSRRVALTPFGRSVLPGAIRFVVAAQEFADDADHARALPVTLAVPRHLSPAAAARVCAAAADRSLTVELLEGSPRERAEWMSAGRAQLALQHVEPDRADWATPLGVGFARGADSGEEPFYLAELRPRRGTPERRRLWLQPEDDVPNVRDRLERVRNGAGLAAGHLRLATSLVTAIARAIADGDLVLCTRPEANEADLAWHPLGDLHLMRGYTLVHRDADLAGRFVEATGDLLPGLLGTGAGATVGTTASAATAATRGAASDAP, from the coding sequence ATGCCTCGCAACTTCGATCTCCTTTCGGCGTGCGAGGCCTTCGTCTCCGTGGCCGAACGCGAGAGTTTCACCGCCGGTGCGATGGGCGCCGGAGTGACCCAATCCGTCGCGAGCCGGCGCATCGCGGCGCTCGAATCCCACCTCGGTGCGCGCCTGTTCGAACGCTCCTCCCGACGGGTGGCGCTCACCCCGTTCGGGCGCAGCGTGCTGCCGGGCGCCATCCGCTTCGTCGTCGCCGCGCAGGAGTTCGCCGACGACGCCGACCACGCCCGCGCCCTGCCGGTGACCCTCGCCGTACCGCGCCACCTCTCCCCCGCCGCAGCGGCCAGGGTCTGCGCTGCGGCGGCCGATCGATCACTCACGGTCGAGCTGCTCGAGGGCTCCCCCCGCGAGCGCGCCGAGTGGATGAGCGCCGGGCGCGCGCAGCTCGCCCTGCAGCACGTCGAACCCGACCGCGCCGACTGGGCGACGCCCCTCGGCGTCGGCTTCGCCCGCGGGGCGGACTCCGGCGAGGAGCCGTTCTACCTCGCCGAGCTGCGACCGCGCCGCGGCACCCCTGAACGACGCCGGCTCTGGCTGCAGCCGGAGGACGACGTGCCCAACGTGCGCGACCGCCTCGAGCGCGTGCGCAACGGCGCGGGCCTCGCGGCCGGACACCTGCGCCTCGCGACCTCGCTCGTGACCGCGATCGCCCGAGCCATCGCCGACGGCGACCTCGTGCTCTGCACCCGCCCCGAGGCGAACGAGGCCGACCTCGCGTGGCATCCGCTCGGCGACCTGCACCTCATGCGCGGGTACACGCTCGTGCACCGCGACGCCGACCTGGCCGGGCGGTTCGTCGAGGCCACCGGTGACCTCCTGCCAGGGCTGCTCGGCACGGGCGCGGGAGCGACGGTCGGTACCACCGCGTCAGCTGCGACGGCCGCGACGAGGGGTGCGGCATCCGATGCGCCCTGA
- a CDS encoding serine hydrolase, producing the protein MRPDRLVLRDATQALDDAGLTASITVRDLDTGRELSLDPDAAYPLASVVKLPLAIAVLRGAAAGSIALADPVRIDPAERTPGLTGLCRFEHPSEVAVADLLYLAICVSDDTAADALFARASPTEVTALLRELGITDITVRHSIQDLHETLASRLAPDELPQALTLAIQASTRGGGHLIPQLDVTHANAGTSRALVDLLERLWTSPDLAPEREQLRRLLGQNLMRHRLAPDLESDDAEWFSKTGTFLHLRHEVGVLEHADGGTFAIAVLSESSVPARRQPGAEQALGFAARLLHDQVRATRSTR; encoded by the coding sequence ATGCGCCCTGACCGGCTCGTGCTGCGCGACGCGACGCAGGCGCTCGACGATGCGGGGCTGACGGCCTCGATCACCGTGCGCGACCTGGACACCGGCCGGGAACTCTCGTTGGATCCGGATGCCGCGTACCCGCTCGCCTCGGTCGTGAAGCTGCCGTTGGCGATCGCCGTGCTCCGCGGGGCCGCCGCCGGTTCCATCGCCCTGGCCGACCCCGTGCGGATCGACCCCGCCGAGCGCACCCCCGGCCTCACCGGGCTCTGCCGGTTCGAGCACCCGTCGGAGGTCGCCGTGGCGGACCTGCTCTACCTCGCGATCTGCGTCAGCGACGACACGGCCGCCGACGCGCTCTTCGCGCGTGCGTCGCCGACCGAGGTCACCGCGCTGCTGCGGGAGCTCGGCATCACGGACATCACGGTGCGCCACTCCATCCAGGACCTGCACGAGACGCTCGCGAGCCGGCTCGCGCCCGACGAGCTGCCCCAGGCGCTGACCCTCGCCATCCAGGCGTCCACGCGGGGCGGCGGCCACCTCATCCCCCAGCTCGACGTCACGCACGCGAACGCCGGCACGTCCCGAGCGCTCGTCGACCTGCTCGAACGGCTCTGGACCTCCCCCGACCTGGCACCCGAGCGCGAGCAGCTCCGGCGCCTGCTCGGCCAGAACCTCATGCGTCACCGCCTCGCGCCCGACCTCGAGTCCGACGACGCCGAGTGGTTCTCGAAGACCGGCACGTTCCTGCACCTGCGCCACGAGGTGGGCGTGCTCGAGCACGCCGACGGCGGCACGTTCGCGATCGCGGTCCTGAGCGAGTCATCGGTTCCTGCACGCCGCCAGCCCGGAGCCGAGCAAGCACTCGGTTTCGCCGCCAGGCTGCTGCACGATCAGGTGCGCGCGACCCGCAGCACGCGGTGA
- a CDS encoding isoprenyl transferase → MTPKPYTHRDAVAYKPLDWTGVHPPAFPRGAVPNHVAIVMDGNGRWANRQGLTRIEGHKAGEAALLDVVAGAIQAGVKHLSVYAFSTENWKRSPDEVRFLMGYNRDVLHRRRDQLNEWGVRIRWAGRKPRLWASVINELQFAERMTAGNDTLTLTMCVNYGGRNEITDAVRSIADDVAAGRLKPSAVSEKLIAKRLYVPEMPDVDLFVRSSGEQRTSNFLLWQSAYAEMVFLDQLWPDFSRTDLWQAIELYASRNRRFGGAIDTPTASA, encoded by the coding sequence GTGACCCCCAAGCCCTACACGCACCGCGACGCCGTCGCCTACAAGCCGCTCGACTGGACCGGGGTGCATCCCCCCGCGTTCCCGAGGGGCGCCGTGCCGAACCACGTGGCGATCGTCATGGACGGCAACGGCCGCTGGGCGAATCGTCAGGGCCTCACGCGCATCGAGGGCCACAAGGCCGGCGAGGCGGCGCTGCTCGACGTCGTCGCTGGCGCGATCCAGGCGGGCGTCAAGCACCTCTCGGTGTACGCGTTCTCGACCGAGAACTGGAAGCGCAGCCCCGACGAGGTGCGCTTCCTCATGGGCTACAACCGCGACGTGCTGCACCGACGCCGCGACCAGCTCAACGAGTGGGGCGTGCGCATCCGCTGGGCCGGGCGCAAGCCGCGCCTCTGGGCATCGGTCATCAACGAGCTGCAGTTCGCCGAGCGGATGACGGCGGGCAACGACACCCTGACCCTCACGATGTGCGTGAACTACGGCGGGCGCAACGAGATCACCGATGCGGTGCGCTCGATCGCCGACGACGTGGCCGCCGGTCGTCTGAAGCCGTCGGCGGTCTCCGAGAAGCTCATCGCGAAGCGCCTGTACGTGCCCGAGATGCCCGACGTCGACCTGTTCGTGCGCAGCTCGGGCGAGCAGCGCACCTCCAACTTCCTGTTGTGGCAGTCGGCGTACGCCGAGATGGTCTTCCTCGACCAGCTCTGGCCCGACTTCTCGCGCACCGACCTCTGGCAGGCCATCGAGCTCTACGCGTCCCGCAACCGTCGCTTCGGCGGCGCGATCGACACGCCGACCGCCTCGGCGTAG
- the recO gene encoding DNA repair protein RecO: MPVYRDEAVVLRTHKLGEADRIVTLLTRRHGKIRAVAKGVRRTGSKFGARLEPFMVADLQLYEGRTLDVVTQAESLGSYGAEISADYAAYTAASAMVEAADKLTESEGSLQQYLLLVGALRSLARGEHGATLTLDSYLLRALSLAGWAPSFEDCSRCGRPGEHTAVVVQLGGVVCDEECAPPGTPRIARSTVALLGALLAGDWAFVDGSAVGDRNQASGIVAAYTQWHLERGLRSLPHVSREITAP; encoded by the coding sequence GTGCCCGTCTACCGAGATGAAGCCGTCGTGCTGCGCACCCACAAGCTGGGTGAGGCCGACCGCATCGTCACGCTCCTCACTCGGCGGCACGGCAAGATCCGCGCGGTCGCGAAAGGTGTGCGCCGCACCGGGTCGAAGTTCGGAGCCCGCCTCGAGCCGTTCATGGTCGCCGACCTCCAGCTCTACGAGGGCCGCACGCTCGACGTCGTGACGCAGGCCGAGTCGCTCGGCTCGTACGGTGCCGAGATCAGCGCCGACTACGCCGCCTACACGGCCGCGAGCGCCATGGTCGAGGCGGCCGACAAGCTGACCGAGTCCGAGGGGTCGCTGCAGCAGTACCTGCTGCTCGTCGGCGCCCTGCGCTCGCTCGCCCGCGGCGAGCACGGCGCGACGCTCACCCTCGATTCGTACCTGCTGCGAGCGCTCTCCCTCGCAGGGTGGGCACCGAGCTTCGAGGACTGCTCGCGCTGCGGACGCCCCGGCGAGCACACGGCGGTCGTCGTGCAGCTCGGCGGCGTGGTCTGCGACGAGGAGTGCGCACCGCCCGGCACGCCCCGCATCGCCAGGTCGACGGTCGCCCTGCTCGGCGCCCTGCTCGCGGGCGACTGGGCCTTCGTCGATGGCTCGGCCGTCGGCGACCGCAATCAGGCCAGCGGCATCGTGGCCGCCTACACCCAGTGGCACCTCGAGCGCGGACTCCGCTCGCTGCCGCACGTCTCGAGAGAAATCACCGCACCGTGA
- a CDS encoding trimeric intracellular cation channel family protein, translated as METQQFFIPLWLDLTAVGLGGVQGALFASGFRGQRRLDLLGVALVGIVMGFGGGMIRDLLLNEPLRALQSNWYLIVAIAASLLGMLLAGPLTRVNGLIVGLDAIVIGMFGALGTSKALALGLPILPAVFVGVAAAAGGGVLRDMLMGLPIAIMHVGSLYAVAAGAGCIVLAVLDLFDVPLFIGGIVCVAVTAVIRWLAVIFDVSLPEQRMLYRRKVATETGMLPVIRN; from the coding sequence GTGGAAACCCAGCAGTTCTTCATCCCCCTCTGGCTCGATCTCACCGCGGTCGGACTCGGCGGCGTGCAGGGCGCCCTGTTCGCCTCGGGCTTCCGCGGCCAGCGCCGCCTCGACCTGCTCGGCGTCGCCCTGGTCGGCATCGTCATGGGGTTCGGCGGCGGCATGATCCGAGACCTGCTGCTGAACGAACCACTGCGGGCGCTGCAGAGCAACTGGTACCTGATCGTCGCGATCGCCGCGTCACTGCTCGGCATGCTCCTGGCCGGGCCGCTCACGAGGGTCAACGGCCTCATCGTCGGGCTCGACGCCATCGTGATCGGCATGTTCGGCGCGCTCGGCACGTCGAAGGCGCTCGCGCTCGGCCTGCCCATCCTGCCCGCCGTGTTCGTCGGCGTGGCCGCGGCGGCCGGCGGCGGCGTGCTCCGGGACATGCTCATGGGCCTGCCCATCGCGATCATGCACGTCGGCTCGCTCTACGCGGTCGCGGCCGGAGCCGGGTGCATCGTGCTCGCGGTGCTCGACCTGTTCGACGTTCCGCTGTTCATCGGCGGCATCGTCTGCGTGGCGGTGACGGCCGTCATCCGCTGGCTCGCGGTGATCTTCGACGTGTCGCTGCCGGAGCAGCGCATGCTCTACCGGCGCAAGGTCGCGACCGAGACCGGCATGCTCCCCGTCATCCGCAACTGA
- the leuA gene encoding 2-isopropylmalate synthase, with product MKNTQKPSAMPIHRYRPFHQQIAVDLPDRTWPSKRIEVAPRWCAVDLRDGNQALIDPMSPERKRIMFDLLVKMGYKEIEVGFPSASQTDFDFVRSLIEEAAIPDDVTIQVLTQARDHLIERTYESIAGAKQAIVHLYNSTSILQRDVVFRTDRQGIIDIALHGARKCREMESTVPGTDVYYEYSPESYTGTELEFAVDVCNQVIEIFEPTPERKVIINLPATVEMATPNVYADSIEWMSRHLAHRENVILSLHPHNDRGTAIAAAELGYMAGADRIEGCLFGNGERTGNVDLVALGINLFTQGIDPQIDFSDVDDVKRTAEYCNQLPVPERHPWAGDLVYTAFSGSHQDAIKKGFEAMDAAAARGGVTLGELEWAVPYLPVDPRDLGRSYEAVIRVNSQSGKGGVAYLLKTDHALDLPRRLQIEFSGVVQAKTDAEGGEVSSDDIWNIFTDEYLPAPAAQPDDKWGRFELLSLRTESELTGEVRVRVGLRDGDERVDAEASGNGPIAAFLSVLGAEGVEVRVLDYSEHAMSAGGDAVAAAYVECQVGDRTLWGVGIDADISTASLKAVVSAVNRAIRARVEVDELEAVGV from the coding sequence ATGAAGAACACCCAGAAGCCGTCCGCGATGCCGATCCACCGGTACCGCCCCTTCCACCAGCAGATCGCGGTGGACCTGCCCGACCGCACGTGGCCGTCCAAGCGCATCGAGGTCGCCCCTCGCTGGTGCGCCGTCGACCTGCGTGACGGCAACCAGGCGCTCATCGACCCGATGAGCCCCGAGCGCAAGCGCATCATGTTCGACCTGCTCGTGAAGATGGGCTACAAGGAGATCGAGGTCGGGTTCCCGAGCGCGAGCCAGACCGACTTCGACTTCGTGCGCAGCCTCATCGAAGAGGCCGCCATCCCCGACGACGTCACCATCCAGGTGCTGACGCAGGCGCGCGACCACCTCATCGAGCGCACGTACGAGTCGATCGCCGGCGCCAAGCAGGCCATCGTGCACCTCTACAACTCCACGAGCATCCTGCAGCGCGACGTCGTGTTCCGCACCGACCGCCAGGGCATCATCGACATCGCCCTGCACGGCGCGCGCAAGTGCCGCGAGATGGAGTCCACGGTGCCCGGCACCGACGTGTACTACGAGTACTCGCCCGAGAGCTACACGGGCACCGAGCTCGAGTTCGCGGTCGACGTCTGCAACCAGGTCATCGAGATCTTCGAGCCGACGCCCGAGCGCAAGGTCATCATCAACCTGCCCGCAACGGTGGAGATGGCCACGCCCAACGTCTACGCCGACTCGATCGAGTGGATGAGCCGTCACCTCGCCCACCGCGAGAACGTGATCCTCTCGCTGCACCCCCACAACGACCGCGGCACGGCGATCGCGGCCGCGGAGCTCGGCTACATGGCCGGCGCCGACCGCATCGAGGGATGCCTCTTCGGCAACGGCGAGCGCACCGGCAACGTCGACCTCGTCGCCCTCGGCATCAACCTGTTCACGCAGGGCATCGACCCGCAGATCGACTTCTCCGACGTCGACGACGTCAAGCGCACCGCCGAGTACTGCAACCAGCTGCCCGTGCCCGAGCGGCACCCGTGGGCCGGCGACCTGGTCTACACGGCCTTCTCCGGATCGCACCAGGACGCGATCAAGAAGGGCTTCGAGGCGATGGATGCCGCGGCGGCGCGCGGTGGCGTCACGCTCGGCGAGCTGGAGTGGGCCGTGCCGTACCTGCCCGTCGACCCGCGGGACCTCGGGCGCAGCTACGAGGCGGTGATCCGCGTGAACTCGCAGTCCGGCAAGGGCGGCGTTGCCTACCTGCTGAAGACCGACCACGCGCTCGACCTGCCCCGTCGTCTCCAGATCGAGTTCTCGGGCGTCGTGCAGGCCAAGACCGACGCCGAGGGCGGCGAGGTCTCGAGCGACGACATCTGGAACATCTTCACCGACGAGTACCTGCCGGCGCCCGCCGCGCAACCCGACGACAAGTGGGGTCGCTTCGAGCTGCTGTCGCTCCGCACCGAGAGCGAACTGACGGGCGAGGTGCGCGTGCGCGTCGGCCTGCGCGACGGCGACGAGCGCGTCGACGCCGAGGCCAGCGGCAACGGCCCCATCGCGGCGTTCCTGTCGGTGCTCGGTGCCGAGGGCGTCGAGGTGCGCGTGCTCGACTACAGTGAGCACGCCATGTCGGCCGGCGGCGACGCCGTGGCCGCGGCGTACGTCGAGTGCCAGGTCGGCGACCGCACGCTCTGGGGCGTCGGCATCGACGCCGACATCTCCACGGCCTCGCTGAAGGCCGTCGTGTCGGCCGTCAACCGCGCGATCCGCGCGCGCGTCGAGGTCGACGAGCTCGAGGCCGTCGGCGTCTGA